Proteins encoded in a region of the Streptomyces sp. NBC_00258 genome:
- a CDS encoding penicillin acylase family protein encodes MASSTYRDAWGIPHLRASDPLRLAFAQGRNAARDRAWQIETERHRSQGTTASFLGAGAVPWDRFVRRARLDDTARRCFETLEEETAAWVSAYVDGVNAGLERGAADAPEFAATGLAPGTWQKWTPLGVWLAHHILFAGFPTKLWREEVAGRLGDEALELFAADGPGTSGSNGWMVAGDRTASGSALIAGDPHRFIQDPGFYQQIHLSCPEYDVVGFAVPGVPGIAHFGHTGTVAWAITNASSDYHDLYRERLRTSGDGIEALGPEGWRPAAHHRETIRVAGGDAVEIDVIETERGPVIIDGPAEGAGGDSGSAELSGGISLRYPPRVTEELGFDVLPALLRARTVQDVDRALDRWIEPVNVVHAADTSGGLLHRVAGYVPVRHRENGLRIVPAWRSGHEWQGRHDTPRAEVDGIAVMANERGLAAPLGTEFAPRYRADRIDGLLRVSRQWEPHDMAAIHMDTRLAAAAPLLERVARLDGLGLEAARLRTRLLAWNRHMDADSTAAADYARLRSAVVQRVAAAPELKSLAVPPLPYPMVFEPWLNLTAKVAFALEDLLATELLPGLDSGAVVRAALEETAPLEPVTWGELHRLAPGRILPAAEDEEWPGLGGDHDCVLATSSTPGVTDLSSRGPSARYVWDLARRENSLWAVPLGARGIPGDPHRRDQLPLWLSGQLAPVITDFALLVEEPEHGSRGIGM; translated from the coding sequence ATGGCGAGCAGTACGTACCGGGACGCCTGGGGCATCCCGCATCTCCGGGCCTCCGATCCGCTGCGGCTGGCCTTCGCTCAGGGCAGGAACGCGGCGCGCGACCGGGCCTGGCAGATCGAGACCGAAAGGCACCGTTCACAGGGCACCACGGCCTCCTTCCTCGGGGCGGGCGCCGTCCCCTGGGACCGTTTCGTCCGCCGGGCCCGGCTCGACGACACGGCCCGGCGCTGCTTCGAGACGCTGGAGGAGGAGACGGCGGCCTGGGTGTCGGCGTACGTGGACGGGGTGAACGCCGGCCTTGAGCGGGGAGCGGCCGACGCGCCGGAGTTCGCGGCCACGGGACTGGCCCCGGGAACGTGGCAGAAGTGGACGCCCCTCGGTGTCTGGCTCGCCCACCACATCCTCTTCGCCGGATTCCCGACCAAGCTGTGGCGCGAGGAGGTCGCGGGCCGGCTCGGCGACGAGGCCCTCGAACTCTTCGCCGCGGACGGCCCCGGAACCTCGGGCTCCAACGGCTGGATGGTCGCGGGCGACCGCACCGCGTCCGGATCCGCGCTCATCGCGGGCGACCCCCACCGCTTCATCCAGGACCCCGGCTTCTACCAGCAGATCCACCTCTCGTGCCCGGAGTACGACGTCGTCGGCTTCGCCGTCCCCGGGGTGCCCGGCATCGCGCACTTCGGCCACACCGGGACCGTGGCCTGGGCCATCACCAACGCCAGTTCCGACTACCACGACCTCTACCGGGAGCGCCTGCGCACATCGGGCGACGGCATCGAGGCGTTGGGGCCCGAGGGATGGCGGCCGGCCGCCCATCACCGGGAGACCATCCGGGTCGCGGGCGGCGACGCGGTCGAGATCGACGTGATCGAGACGGAGCGCGGGCCCGTCATCATCGATGGCCCGGCCGAGGGTGCCGGAGGCGACTCGGGATCCGCCGAACTCTCCGGCGGCATCAGCCTCCGCTACCCGCCCCGCGTCACCGAGGAGCTGGGCTTCGACGTGCTCCCGGCCCTCCTCCGGGCCCGTACGGTCCAGGACGTGGACCGGGCACTCGACCGCTGGATCGAGCCGGTGAACGTCGTGCACGCCGCGGACACGTCCGGCGGACTGCTGCACCGCGTGGCCGGATACGTGCCCGTACGTCATCGGGAGAACGGGCTGCGGATCGTGCCCGCCTGGCGGAGCGGGCACGAGTGGCAGGGCCGTCATGACACACCCCGCGCCGAGGTGGACGGCATCGCGGTGATGGCCAACGAACGTGGCCTGGCCGCGCCGTTGGGCACGGAGTTCGCCCCGCGGTACCGCGCCGACCGGATCGACGGCCTGCTGCGGGTGTCACGGCAGTGGGAGCCCCACGACATGGCGGCCATCCACATGGACACCCGACTCGCGGCAGCCGCACCCCTGTTGGAGCGAGTGGCGCGGCTCGACGGACTCGGCCTCGAGGCGGCGCGGCTGAGGACGCGACTGCTGGCCTGGAACCGGCACATGGACGCCGACAGCACCGCCGCCGCGGACTACGCCCGGCTTCGCTCCGCCGTCGTACAACGGGTCGCGGCGGCCCCCGAGTTGAAGAGTCTCGCCGTGCCGCCCCTGCCGTATCCCATGGTGTTCGAGCCATGGCTGAACCTCACCGCGAAGGTCGCCTTCGCGCTTGAGGACCTGCTGGCCACCGAATTGCTTCCGGGGTTGGACAGCGGGGCGGTCGTCCGGGCGGCTCTGGAGGAGACGGCGCCCCTGGAGCCCGTGACCTGGGGCGAACTGCACCGGCTCGCCCCCGGCCGGATCCTCCCCGCCGCCGAGGACGAGGAGTGGCCCGGTCTCGGCGGGGACCACGACTGTGTGCTGGCCACGTCGAGCACGCCCGGCGTGACGGATCTCAGCTCCCGGGGGCCGTCCGCCCGGTACGTCTGGGACCTGGCCCGCCGCGAGAACAGCCTCTGGGCGGTGCCGCTGGGCGCCCGCGGCATCCCCGGAGACCCACACCGGCGGGACCAGCTTCCACTGTGGCTGAGCGGTCAACTCGCTCCTGTCATCACTGATTTCGCGCTTCTCGTCGAAGAACCGGAGCATGGTTCCCGAGGCATCGGAATGTGA
- a CDS encoding thiamine pyrophosphate-dependent dehydrogenase E1 component subunit alpha, whose translation MAVIRRTEQAAHDLFMSGLVKGTTHLAAGHEAIAVGTSAALRDDDYVFATYRGHHHALARGATPEECLAELMSRATGLCKAKGGSMHLTKASRNMLGSYAIVGAHLPMAVGAAWSARLRGTEQIAVAFFGDGATNIGAFHEALNLAAVWKLPVLFVCENNLYMEYTPIADVTAVANPAADRAPAYGIPGEIVDGNDVVAVQEAVTRLAGRARAGDGPSLLEAQTYRHFGHSRADPATYRPAEEVERWLKHDPLDVARGRLAELGVPAGTVTEADERATGLVQAAVEAAKNAPAPDPREALTDVWADGGAAWRT comes from the coding sequence ATGGCCGTCATCCGGCGTACGGAGCAGGCCGCCCACGACCTGTTCATGTCCGGCCTCGTCAAGGGAACAACGCACCTCGCCGCCGGACACGAGGCCATCGCCGTCGGGACGAGCGCGGCCCTGCGCGACGACGACTACGTGTTCGCCACCTACCGCGGCCACCACCACGCGCTGGCCCGCGGCGCGACCCCCGAGGAGTGCCTCGCCGAACTCATGAGCCGCGCCACGGGACTGTGCAAGGCCAAGGGCGGCTCGATGCACCTGACCAAGGCATCGCGGAACATGCTCGGTTCGTACGCGATCGTCGGCGCGCATCTCCCGATGGCGGTCGGCGCCGCCTGGTCCGCCCGGCTGCGCGGCACCGAACAGATCGCCGTGGCCTTCTTCGGCGACGGCGCGACCAACATCGGCGCGTTCCACGAGGCGCTCAACCTGGCGGCCGTGTGGAAGCTGCCCGTGCTGTTCGTCTGCGAGAACAACCTGTACATGGAGTACACCCCGATCGCCGACGTGACCGCGGTGGCCAACCCCGCGGCCGACCGGGCGCCCGCCTACGGCATCCCCGGCGAGATCGTCGACGGCAACGACGTGGTCGCCGTCCAGGAGGCGGTGACCCGGCTCGCGGGCCGGGCCCGGGCAGGAGACGGGCCCAGCCTGCTGGAAGCGCAGACCTACCGGCACTTCGGCCACAGCCGCGCCGACCCGGCGACGTACCGCCCGGCAGAGGAGGTCGAGCGCTGGCTCAAGCACGACCCGCTGGACGTGGCACGCGGCCGCCTCGCCGAACTAGGGGTGCCCGCCGGCACGGTCACCGAGGCCGACGAGCGCGCAACCGGTCTCGTACAGGCGGCAGTTGAGGCCGCCAAGAACGCGCCCGCGCCCGATCCCCGGGAAGCGCTGACCGACGTGTGGGCCGACGGAGGTGCGGCGTGGCGGACGTGA
- a CDS encoding RNA polymerase sigma factor, with protein sequence MDHGNWAETSGAAGTGDRELDAAQEDIRRELSWEVIAGHRERLMRLVRRRLPNAQDTEDCVHEAMLRAAACGDLDRERIGPFLTSVALRLCVDNHREQERSRLLLPRTADVRTPEIPDEGVCDRDFGRWLLRQVHLLRGRERQVVLARAHGISTLEFARIHQISVKAAEGAFTRGRARLRLICARSMDGVVA encoded by the coding sequence ATGGATCATGGGAATTGGGCGGAGACTTCAGGTGCGGCCGGGACCGGCGACCGGGAACTCGATGCAGCTCAGGAGGACATACGCAGGGAGTTGTCCTGGGAGGTGATCGCCGGCCACCGGGAGCGGCTGATGAGGCTTGTCCGCCGACGGCTTCCGAACGCGCAGGACACGGAGGACTGCGTACATGAGGCGATGCTGAGGGCGGCCGCCTGCGGCGATCTGGACCGCGAGCGGATCGGCCCCTTTCTGACCTCGGTGGCGCTGCGCCTCTGTGTCGACAACCACCGCGAACAGGAGCGGAGCCGGCTGCTGCTGCCCCGCACCGCCGATGTCCGTACGCCCGAGATCCCGGACGAGGGCGTGTGCGACAGGGACTTCGGGCGCTGGCTGCTCCGCCAGGTGCACCTCCTGCGGGGCCGGGAGCGGCAGGTCGTGCTCGCCCGCGCCCATGGAATCTCCACGCTGGAATTCGCCCGCATCCACCAGATCTCGGTCAAGGCGGCCGAGGGCGCGTTCACCCGCGGTCGAGCGCGGCTTCGGCTGATCTGCGCCAGGTCCATGGACGGTGTCGTGGCGTAG
- a CDS encoding MbtH family protein: MSTNPFENPEGTYSVLVNEEGQYSLWPDFVDVPAGWTVAHGPAPRQECLDHIEANWTDMRPKSLVERMAEQAG; encoded by the coding sequence ATGAGCACCAACCCGTTCGAGAACCCCGAAGGCACCTACTCCGTGCTCGTCAACGAGGAGGGCCAGTACAGCCTGTGGCCCGACTTCGTGGACGTCCCGGCCGGCTGGACCGTCGCGCACGGCCCGGCTCCCCGCCAGGAGTGCCTGGACCACATCGAGGCCAACTGGACGGACATGCGCCCCAAGAGCCTCGTGGAGCGGATGGCGGAACAGGCCGGCTGA
- a CDS encoding M24 family metallopeptidase gives MAIRTFGPNAVDWEQRIDLDRLRTQRLARLHAALNRSELGALLSFDFANIRYMSSTHIGTWAMDKLIRFALLVRGGEPIVWDFGSAARHHQLYNPWLDYSDGKEGPPTGARAGISTLRGAFHPDAGIGADVAAKVAAELREHGLAGEPLGVDLAEMPVLHALKEQGIDVVDGQQVFLEARRVKTPDEISLLTQACSMVDAAYEELYAHLRPGIRENECVGLVSKVLYDLGSEYVEGVNAISGERCSPHPHVYSDRLIRPGDPAFFDILHSHLGYRTCYYRTFAVGSASPAQRDAYIRCRAYMDEAISLVRPGATTADIVQVWPRAEEFGFPDETAAFALQYGHGVGLSIWEKPIFSRLVSLDHPEVLEEGMVFALETYWPAADGWSAARIEEELVVTADGCEVITKFPAEELLVAGRKYWTVGGELNTRRESQSHLNTREGRGER, from the coding sequence ATGGCAATCCGCACATTCGGACCGAACGCCGTCGACTGGGAACAGCGCATCGACCTCGACCGGCTGCGCACACAGCGGCTGGCCCGGCTCCACGCGGCACTGAACCGCTCCGAGCTGGGAGCGCTGCTCAGCTTCGACTTCGCCAACATCCGCTACATGTCGTCCACCCACATCGGCACCTGGGCGATGGACAAGCTGATCCGTTTTGCGCTGCTCGTCCGCGGCGGCGAACCGATCGTCTGGGACTTCGGCTCGGCCGCCCGCCACCACCAGCTCTACAACCCCTGGCTCGACTACAGCGACGGCAAGGAAGGCCCGCCCACCGGCGCCCGCGCGGGCATCTCCACCCTCCGTGGCGCCTTCCACCCGGACGCCGGGATCGGCGCGGACGTGGCGGCCAAAGTGGCGGCGGAACTGCGTGAACACGGCCTGGCGGGCGAGCCGTTGGGCGTCGACCTTGCCGAGATGCCCGTCCTGCACGCCCTCAAGGAACAGGGCATCGACGTCGTCGACGGCCAGCAGGTCTTCCTGGAGGCCCGCCGCGTCAAGACACCCGACGAGATCTCCCTGCTCACCCAGGCCTGCTCGATGGTCGACGCCGCCTACGAGGAGCTGTACGCCCACCTGCGACCGGGCATCCGCGAGAACGAGTGCGTCGGCCTCGTCAGCAAGGTCCTCTACGACCTCGGCAGCGAGTACGTCGAAGGCGTCAACGCCATCTCGGGCGAGCGCTGTTCACCGCATCCGCACGTCTACAGCGACCGGCTGATCCGCCCCGGCGACCCCGCCTTCTTCGACATCCTGCACAGCCACCTCGGCTACCGCACCTGCTACTACCGCACGTTCGCCGTCGGCAGCGCATCGCCCGCCCAGCGCGACGCGTACATCCGCTGCCGCGCCTACATGGACGAGGCCATCTCCCTGGTCAGGCCCGGCGCCACGACCGCCGACATCGTCCAGGTCTGGCCGCGCGCCGAGGAGTTCGGCTTCCCGGACGAGACGGCCGCCTTCGCGCTGCAGTACGGGCACGGGGTGGGCCTGTCCATCTGGGAGAAGCCGATCTTCAGCCGCCTCGTCTCGCTCGACCATCCCGAAGTCCTAGAAGAGGGCATGGTGTTCGCCCTGGAGACCTACTGGCCGGCGGCGGACGGCTGGTCGGCGGCGCGCATCGAGGAGGAACTCGTCGTCACGGCCGACGGGTGCGAGGTGATCACCAAGTTCCCCGCCGAGGAACTCCTCGTTGCCGGCCGCAAGTACTGGACCGTCGGCGGCGAGCTCAACACCCGGCGCGAGTCCCAGTCCCACCTCAACACCCGCGAGGGCAGGGGGGAACGATGA
- a CDS encoding helix-turn-helix domain-containing protein yields the protein MSPVVVPPVGARIRQARTARGMSLRGLAREIGVSASLISQIETGKSQPSVSTLYAITTALSIPVESLFDAEGETARTPATAAVGAPPDTVLHALAAFAADPGRRIGPLVGGGEREVLELDSGVVWERLGHVPGADVDFLRVTYRPGGTSSSAGGLMRHPGTEYGYLTSGELVLTLGFEEHLIRPGDAVCFESTTPHRYRNDGSEPAVGVWFVFSMG from the coding sequence GTGTCCCCTGTGGTCGTGCCGCCCGTCGGCGCGCGCATCCGGCAGGCGCGTACGGCGCGGGGGATGAGCCTGCGCGGCCTCGCGCGGGAGATCGGGGTCTCCGCGAGCCTGATCTCCCAGATCGAGACCGGCAAGAGCCAGCCCTCGGTGAGCACCCTGTACGCGATCACCACCGCGCTCTCCATCCCGGTCGAGTCGCTCTTCGACGCGGAGGGGGAGACGGCCCGAACCCCGGCGACCGCGGCCGTGGGCGCGCCGCCCGACACCGTGCTGCATGCCCTCGCCGCCTTCGCCGCCGACCCGGGCCGCAGGATCGGACCGCTGGTCGGAGGTGGTGAGCGGGAGGTGCTGGAGCTAGACTCGGGTGTTGTATGGGAACGTCTCGGCCACGTTCCGGGAGCGGACGTCGACTTCCTGCGCGTGACCTACCGGCCCGGCGGGACCTCCTCCAGCGCGGGAGGCCTGATGCGTCACCCCGGGACGGAGTACGGCTATCTGACCTCCGGCGAACTCGTCCTCACGCTCGGTTTCGAGGAGCACCTGATCCGGCCCGGTGACGCGGTCTGCTTCGAGTCGACGACCCCGCACCGGTACCGCAACGACGGCAGTGAACCCGCTGTCGGCGTCTGGTTCGTGTTCAGTATGGGTTGA
- a CDS encoding amidohydrolase — protein MLSTRLTNARFLTMDPDRPVAHDLGIWRGRIVGLDEEVTSLPARRVVDLQGATVLPGFIDSHVHLAWTGFKAGTPSVAPCTSVEDVLAAVAEAVARTPEGGWADLAGYDQRGLGRHLTAAELDKVGAGRKVFMMHDSGHGCMVNTAVLDLLPAELRHEGGFLAEGAMGAARALRLPYSQQELAEAIGLAARTCLAEGVTACAEAGIGGALFGHSPVELGAYQLAQEQGRLPLRVQLMVSADRLRPVTAHEDDGIPRALDLGLRTGFGDDRLSVGALKIYTDGGMMARTAALTGPYQGLDHAGQLQDDPETLADTIVDGHLAGWQLAVHAIGDRAADVALDALERAQRIRPRPGARHRIEHAGLIRPDQLERFARLGVTAVIQPNFLRCFGDDYAAIMGEVRAPWLYRGRGFLEHGITLVGSSDRPVADGSPLRAVQFMVERASTSGQVIGPDEGITVDEALRAYTVAGAFACHWEDSAGSLTPGKRADLVVLGDDPGSVDASRIGDIEVVATFVDGRETEEAAS, from the coding sequence ATGCTCTCCACGAGACTGACGAACGCGCGCTTCCTCACCATGGACCCGGACCGTCCCGTCGCCCACGACCTGGGCATCTGGCGGGGCCGGATCGTGGGCCTGGACGAGGAGGTGACCTCGCTGCCCGCCCGCAGGGTCGTCGACCTCCAGGGCGCCACCGTGCTGCCCGGGTTCATCGACAGCCATGTGCACCTGGCCTGGACCGGTTTCAAGGCGGGCACACCGAGCGTCGCCCCGTGCACCTCGGTCGAGGACGTGCTGGCCGCCGTGGCAGAGGCGGTGGCACGTACGCCGGAAGGGGGCTGGGCCGACCTCGCGGGGTACGACCAGCGCGGCCTCGGACGCCATCTGACGGCCGCCGAACTGGACAAGGTCGGCGCCGGGCGAAAAGTGTTCATGATGCACGACTCCGGACACGGCTGCATGGTCAACACGGCCGTCCTGGACCTGCTGCCCGCCGAACTCCGGCACGAGGGCGGCTTCCTTGCCGAGGGCGCCATGGGAGCCGCCCGGGCGCTTCGACTGCCGTACTCCCAGCAGGAGTTGGCCGAGGCGATCGGGCTGGCCGCCCGGACCTGTCTGGCCGAGGGAGTGACGGCCTGCGCCGAGGCGGGCATCGGCGGCGCGCTGTTCGGCCACAGTCCGGTCGAACTCGGCGCCTATCAACTCGCCCAGGAACAGGGCAGGTTGCCGCTCAGGGTGCAGCTCATGGTGTCCGCGGACCGGCTGCGCCCCGTCACCGCGCACGAGGACGACGGCATTCCCCGTGCCCTCGACCTCGGTCTGCGCACCGGGTTCGGCGACGACCGGCTCTCCGTGGGCGCGCTGAAGATCTACACCGACGGCGGCATGATGGCCCGTACCGCCGCGCTGACCGGCCCGTACCAGGGGCTCGACCACGCGGGTCAGTTGCAGGACGACCCCGAGACCCTCGCGGACACGATCGTCGACGGTCATCTCGCGGGCTGGCAGCTCGCCGTGCACGCCATCGGCGACCGGGCGGCCGACGTCGCCCTGGACGCCCTGGAGCGGGCGCAGCGGATCCGGCCGCGCCCGGGCGCCCGGCACCGCATCGAGCACGCGGGCCTCATCCGGCCCGACCAGCTGGAGCGCTTCGCGCGGCTGGGCGTGACAGCAGTGATCCAGCCGAACTTCCTGCGCTGCTTCGGCGACGACTACGCGGCGATCATGGGGGAGGTGCGGGCGCCCTGGCTGTACCGGGGGAGGGGTTTCCTGGAGCACGGGATCACCCTCGTGGGCAGCTCCGACCGGCCCGTCGCGGACGGATCGCCGCTCAGGGCAGTGCAGTTCATGGTCGAGCGCGCGTCCACGTCCGGGCAGGTGATCGGTCCGGACGAGGGCATCACGGTCGACGAGGCCCTGCGCGCGTACACCGTGGCCGGCGCCTTCGCCTGCCACTGGGAGGACAGCGCGGGGAGCCTGACCCCGGGGAAACGCGCCGACCTGGTCGTCCTGGGAGACGACCCGGGGAGTGTCGACGCGTCCCGCATCGGCGACATCGAGGTGGTCGCGACGTTCGTCGACGGCCGTGAGACCGAGGAGGCCGCGTCGTGA
- a CDS encoding isochorismatase family protein, giving the protein MGLPVINSYPMPDRSAVPPSGPPWTIDPARAALLIHDMQNHFVQAFPPDCSPVVELLDNSATLRELAGTLGMPVVFSAEPAAQRPGQRGLMTDIWGPGIGQEPGEDAAIVAELTPRVGEHLLVNVRHNAFLRSHLGRLLRSEGRDQLILCGVRAHLGILLTAADAFMHDIQPFVVADAVADFSAEDHSMALRWIGRTSVVCTTNQLIRQLLHGRAAQSM; this is encoded by the coding sequence ATGGGCTTGCCGGTCATCAACTCCTATCCCATGCCCGACCGTTCCGCCGTGCCCCCGTCGGGCCCGCCCTGGACGATCGATCCGGCACGGGCCGCGCTGTTGATCCACGACATGCAGAACCACTTCGTCCAGGCCTTCCCGCCGGACTGCTCCCCCGTCGTGGAGCTGCTCGACAACAGCGCCACCCTGCGCGAGCTCGCGGGGACGCTCGGCATGCCCGTCGTGTTCAGCGCCGAGCCGGCCGCCCAACGCCCCGGCCAGCGGGGGCTGATGACCGACATCTGGGGCCCGGGCATCGGGCAGGAGCCCGGCGAGGACGCGGCGATCGTCGCGGAGCTCACGCCCAGAGTGGGGGAACACCTGCTGGTGAACGTCCGCCACAACGCCTTCCTCCGCAGTCACCTGGGCAGGCTGCTGCGCTCCGAGGGGCGCGACCAGCTGATCCTGTGCGGGGTTCGGGCGCATCTCGGCATACTGCTGACGGCCGCGGACGCCTTCATGCACGACATCCAGCCGTTCGTCGTGGCCGACGCGGTGGCCGACTTCTCCGCCGAGGACCACTCCATGGCGCTGCGGTGGATCGGACGCACCAGCGTCGTGTGCACCACCAACCAGCTGATCCGCCAGCTCCTGCACGGCAGGGCGGCACAGAGCATGTGA